The following are encoded in a window of Solidesulfovibrio magneticus RS-1 genomic DNA:
- a CDS encoding NADH-quinone oxidoreductase subunit B/C/D: MTSTADQLFRPADAVINWARKNSLWPFFFGLSCCFVEEATAWGPRYDIARFGSEVFRGSPRQADVLIVSGTMFKKIAPVALQLYEQMSDPKWVISMGSCSNSGGMYDVYSVVQGSDQILPIDVYIPGCPPRPEAVFEGLMLLQKKIDASERPTRPVLHLPGGSQGGREDFLVDGRTKARDTRGPGYAAIPIRGTAATEPRFAGSRAEVLWTPPAPGLTLTREQEVLAADLAAVYGDDARLLAGAGAPGDMPTFEVPPARVAEVLDHLKRKAPTRFERLEDLTAIDETARKTPAGHEATAVYTLTSLSRATMVRLVCPLQSRDATLPTATGVWSAANWYEREAAEMFGLRFDGHPDPRRLLTHRDWIGHPLRKDYEGRATNMPAFTRDDCQRLAPVDAAEILGDRAKDGDYLLNFGPHHYATHGIIRFVMALRGERIKAMGIDIGYHHRGVEKIGERQTWHQFIPYTDRVDYLSGIANNLSYVTAVEKLAGIEVPPRAAYARVMLSELFRLSNHLMYFGTFLQDLGMMSPIFYALREREMVLDIIETVTGGRLHPSWLRLGGLAADLPEGWKEQVEAFITIFPGRLKEYHAGVTNNPIVKARTRGVGGITAAEAVDRGVTGPNLRAAGVAWDRRKAMPYGAYADFDFDVPTRQNGDCYDRYLVRMDEMRESLRIIEQAAAKMPDGRYLSADSRYCLPQKEAALKDIESLIHHFVNVTRGPRLPSGMAYAATEAPRGEQGYFVVSDGGCHAYRMRIRTPGFANVQALPHIIEGLSIADCVAVLASYDYILPDIDR; encoded by the coding sequence GTGACCTCGACCGCCGACCAGCTCTTCCGCCCGGCCGACGCCGTCATCAACTGGGCCCGCAAAAACAGCCTCTGGCCCTTTTTCTTCGGGCTTTCCTGCTGCTTCGTCGAGGAAGCCACGGCCTGGGGACCGCGCTACGACATCGCCCGCTTCGGCTCGGAGGTCTTCCGGGGTTCGCCCCGGCAGGCCGACGTGCTCATCGTCTCGGGCACGATGTTTAAAAAGATCGCCCCGGTGGCCTTGCAGCTTTACGAGCAGATGAGCGACCCCAAATGGGTCATTTCCATGGGTTCGTGCAGCAATTCCGGCGGCATGTACGACGTCTATTCCGTCGTTCAAGGCTCGGACCAGATTTTGCCCATCGACGTCTACATCCCGGGCTGCCCGCCCCGGCCCGAGGCGGTTTTCGAGGGGCTCATGCTCCTGCAAAAAAAGATCGACGCCAGCGAGCGGCCGACGCGGCCGGTGCTGCATCTGCCCGGCGGCTCCCAGGGCGGGCGCGAGGATTTTCTCGTTGATGGCCGCACCAAAGCCCGCGACACGCGCGGCCCGGGCTACGCCGCCATCCCCATCCGGGGCACGGCCGCCACCGAACCGCGCTTTGCCGGCTCCCGGGCCGAGGTCCTGTGGACCCCGCCGGCCCCGGGACTGACGCTCACCCGCGAACAGGAAGTGCTGGCCGCCGATCTGGCCGCCGTCTACGGCGACGACGCCCGGCTGCTCGCCGGAGCCGGCGCGCCCGGCGACATGCCGACCTTCGAGGTTCCCCCGGCCCGGGTGGCCGAAGTGCTCGACCACCTCAAGCGCAAGGCCCCCACCCGCTTCGAGCGGCTGGAAGACCTGACCGCCATCGACGAGACCGCCCGCAAAACCCCGGCCGGCCACGAGGCCACGGCCGTCTATACCCTGACCTCGCTGTCCCGGGCGACCATGGTGCGGCTGGTCTGTCCGCTGCAAAGCCGCGACGCCACGCTGCCCACGGCCACGGGCGTATGGAGCGCGGCCAACTGGTACGAGCGCGAGGCGGCCGAGATGTTCGGCCTGCGTTTTGACGGCCATCCCGACCCCAGGCGACTGCTCACCCACCGCGACTGGATCGGCCATCCCCTGCGCAAGGACTACGAGGGCCGGGCCACCAACATGCCGGCCTTCACCCGCGACGACTGCCAGCGTCTGGCTCCTGTGGACGCCGCCGAAATCCTTGGGGACCGGGCCAAGGACGGCGACTATCTCCTCAATTTCGGCCCCCACCACTACGCCACCCACGGCATCATCCGCTTCGTCATGGCCCTTCGCGGCGAGCGCATCAAAGCCATGGGCATCGACATCGGCTACCACCACCGGGGCGTGGAAAAAATCGGCGAGCGCCAGACTTGGCACCAGTTCATCCCCTACACCGACCGGGTGGACTACCTGTCCGGCATCGCCAACAACCTGTCCTACGTGACGGCCGTGGAGAAACTGGCCGGCATCGAGGTTCCGCCCCGGGCGGCCTATGCCCGGGTCATGCTCTCGGAGCTGTTCCGGCTGTCCAACCACCTCATGTATTTCGGCACGTTCCTGCAGGATCTCGGCATGATGAGCCCCATCTTCTACGCCCTGCGGGAGCGCGAGATGGTGCTCGACATCATCGAGACCGTAACCGGCGGCCGGCTGCATCCTTCCTGGCTGCGTCTGGGCGGCCTGGCCGCCGACCTGCCCGAGGGCTGGAAGGAGCAGGTCGAGGCGTTCATTACAATCTTCCCGGGCCGGCTCAAGGAATACCACGCCGGGGTGACGAATAATCCCATCGTCAAGGCCCGGACCAGGGGCGTGGGCGGCATCACGGCCGCCGAGGCCGTGGACCGGGGCGTCACCGGCCCCAACCTGCGCGCCGCCGGGGTGGCCTGGGACCGGCGCAAGGCCATGCCCTACGGCGCTTACGCTGACTTCGACTTCGACGTGCCCACCCGCCAAAACGGCGACTGCTACGACCGCTACCTCGTGCGCATGGACGAGATGCGCGAGAGCCTGCGCATCATCGAGCAGGCGGCCGCGAAAATGCCCGACGGGCGCTACCTCTCGGCCGACTCCCGCTACTGTCTGCCCCAGAAGGAAGCGGCGCTCAAAGACATTGAGAGCCTCATCCACCATTTCGTCAATGTGACGCGCGGCCCGCGCCTGCCCTCGGGCATGGCCTACGCCGCAACCGAAGCGCCGCGCGGCGAGCAGGGCTATTTCGTGGTCTCCGACGGCGGCTGCCACGCCTACCGGATGCGCATCCGCACTCCGGGATTCGCCAATGTCC
- a CDS encoding NADH-quinone oxidoreductase subunit A: MPQPLAYVPLDAPFSPWNPGALPLVVYVGIVCGVMAVILFLSGFLTRRRPSPAKQQPYECGIIPTGPGRFRYPVPFFLVAVLFLLFDVETAYIIAYAAAWPELGLSGYLRMAVFIVILGLGLAYAWSKGALDWDEEEGL; the protein is encoded by the coding sequence ATGCCCCAGCCCCTGGCCTATGTCCCCCTGGACGCGCCCTTTTCCCCCTGGAACCCCGGGGCGCTGCCCCTTGTCGTCTATGTCGGCATCGTCTGCGGCGTCATGGCCGTCATCCTTTTCCTCTCCGGCTTCCTGACCCGCCGCCGGCCAAGCCCCGCCAAACAACAGCCCTACGAGTGCGGCATCATCCCCACCGGACCGGGCCGGTTCCGCTATCCCGTGCCCTTTTTCCTCGTGGCCGTGCTGTTTCTGCTTTTTGACGTCGAAACCGCCTACATCATCGCCTACGCCGCAGCCTGGCCGGAACTCGGGCTTTCCGGCTACCTGCGCATGGCCGTCTTCATCGTCATCCTGGGCCTCGGGCTGGCCTACGCCTGGTCCAAGGGGGCTCTTGACTGGGACGAGGAGGAAGGCCTGTGA
- a CDS encoding zinc dependent phospholipase C family protein translates to MPGAYAHITLASRCVNPSVLGSLELDTETVGKLMQQVGYFQLGAISPDMPYLVGLGTNKQAIAWADRMHWKNVSERIGAGVAAVSNLEGDVQNKCLAWLLGFVEHIIFDVFMHPVVNNIAGGAYSDETKGRHQWCEMNQDVYILMRECLITDISNAKIVEAVIKTLHASCDKCAMDQDVRSVFDEMLRTADSDLYADNVPDIDGWFASFVSKMQIQEGNSILSGIGRHVNWHLVYPAAAQRNQEFLENLPVPENTPLSHLRTYDALFDHARSLVNDHWRKVTRAVIGIEPYNPNWFAGWNLDTGEKTEEISQFWRQL, encoded by the coding sequence ATGCCCGGAGCGTATGCCCATATCACATTGGCATCTCGTTGCGTCAATCCGAGTGTGCTAGGCAGTTTGGAGCTTGACACGGAAACCGTCGGCAAGCTCATGCAACAGGTAGGGTATTTCCAGCTTGGAGCGATCAGTCCAGACATGCCTTATCTTGTTGGCTTGGGAACTAATAAGCAGGCTATAGCCTGGGCTGACCGTATGCACTGGAAAAACGTATCGGAGCGAATAGGCGCGGGAGTTGCCGCAGTAAGTAATTTGGAAGGGGACGTTCAGAATAAATGTCTGGCGTGGCTGCTGGGGTTTGTTGAGCATATCATCTTCGACGTATTCATGCATCCTGTGGTTAATAATATTGCCGGTGGGGCGTATAGCGATGAGACGAAGGGTCGTCATCAGTGGTGCGAAATGAATCAGGATGTTTATATATTGATGAGAGAGTGTTTAATAACTGACATTTCCAACGCAAAGATTGTCGAGGCTGTTATTAAAACGCTTCATGCTTCATGTGACAAGTGTGCCATGGATCAAGATGTACGGTCTGTTTTTGACGAAATGTTACGCACGGCAGACAGTGATCTGTATGCCGATAATGTGCCTGATATTGATGGTTGGTTTGCCAGTTTTGTTTCAAAAATGCAAATTCAGGAAGGAAACTCCATCCTCTCCGGCATCGGTCGCCATGTGAATTGGCATCTTGTCTACCCGGCCGCAGCTCAACGCAATCAAGAGTTTCTGGAGAATTTGCCAGTACCCGAAAACACTCCCCTGTCGCACCTCCGTACTTACGATGCACTGTTCGATCATGCCCGCTCCCTGGTCAATGACCATTGGCGCAAGGTCACCAGAGCTGTGATCGGCATCGAACCGTATAACCCGAATTGGTTTGCCGGCTGGAATCTGGACACGGGCGAAAAGACCGAGGAAATATCCCAATTTTGGAGGCAACTATGA
- a CDS encoding glycosyltransferase, with amino-acid sequence MHNPPAVVDVVVPVYKGLAETRACLQSVLRAAGQARPRLIMVNDASPDPCLSDWLRELSGAGSAVLLENPTNLGFPASANRGMAYGPAHDVVLLNSDALVFDGWLDRLAAAAYSAPGIATATPFSNNATICSYPAFNADNPLPGDIAPAALDALLARINAGRTCDIPTGVGFCLYIRRDALAAVGDFDAAAFGRGYGEENDFCRRAAASGWRNVLCADAYVVHTGGASFGATKEDALARNLAVLAARHPDYLDLVADFTWRDPALPLRRAADMARLARTARAPLILRLCHGLVGGTARRLAEEAAELADLGYDAGLLVPAGHGASPEPSEPDNRVRLTLTGGPDTPNLVYALPHDWPALMADLHTLGTAGIVIHHFLDLPELVLSLPEALGVPYEARVHDYAWFCPRITLLDDTGLPCDEPGPEGCLRCVAAGVPLENDLPPAPELVARSARLLAGAGRVLAPSRDAGYRLARHFPDAPLVVAPHPEPAFAPPPPPAVFPWDGRTPLRLALIGAIGSHKGYEVLLAMARDAARRELPLSFAVAGFTKDDFALFGTGRVFVTGRYEEGEAESVVRELGCQAALCLSVWPETWCYALTEAWRAGLWTVGFDIGAVGERIAETGFGWRLPLTLSGREVNDRLLALFARPPAPGGLAG; translated from the coding sequence ATGCATAATCCGCCCGCCGTCGTCGATGTAGTGGTCCCGGTCTACAAGGGCCTGGCCGAAACCCGGGCCTGCCTGCAATCGGTCCTGCGCGCCGCCGGGCAGGCGCGGCCTCGGCTCATCATGGTCAACGACGCCTCGCCCGACCCCTGCCTCTCCGACTGGCTGCGCGAGCTGTCCGGGGCCGGAAGCGCCGTCCTGCTCGAAAACCCGACCAACCTCGGCTTTCCGGCATCGGCCAACCGGGGTATGGCCTACGGTCCGGCCCACGACGTGGTGCTGCTCAACAGCGACGCCCTGGTTTTCGACGGCTGGCTCGACCGTCTGGCCGCCGCCGCCTACAGCGCCCCGGGCATCGCCACGGCCACGCCCTTTTCCAACAACGCCACCATCTGCTCCTATCCGGCGTTCAACGCCGACAATCCCCTGCCCGGCGACATCGCCCCGGCTGCCCTGGACGCGCTTTTGGCTCGGATAAACGCCGGCCGGACCTGCGACATCCCCACGGGGGTCGGGTTTTGCCTCTACATCCGCCGCGACGCCCTGGCCGCCGTGGGCGATTTCGACGCCGCCGCCTTTGGCCGAGGCTACGGCGAGGAAAACGATTTCTGCCGCCGGGCCGCTGCGTCAGGCTGGCGCAATGTGCTGTGTGCCGACGCCTACGTTGTCCACACCGGCGGGGCCTCCTTCGGCGCGACGAAAGAGGACGCCCTGGCCCGCAATCTGGCCGTCCTGGCCGCGCGCCATCCCGACTACCTGGACCTTGTGGCCGATTTTACCTGGCGTGATCCGGCCCTGCCCCTGCGCCGGGCGGCGGACATGGCCCGCCTTGCCCGTACGGCCCGCGCGCCGCTGATCCTTCGCCTGTGCCACGGCCTGGTCGGCGGCACGGCCCGGCGGCTGGCCGAGGAAGCGGCCGAACTGGCGGATCTCGGCTACGACGCCGGCCTGCTTGTCCCGGCCGGCCACGGCGCGTCGCCTGAGCCGTCCGAGCCGGACAACCGGGTGCGCCTGACCCTGACCGGCGGGCCGGACACGCCAAACCTCGTCTACGCCTTGCCCCACGATTGGCCGGCGCTTATGGCCGACCTGCACACCCTGGGCACGGCCGGGATTGTTATCCACCACTTCCTCGATCTGCCCGAGCTCGTCCTGTCCCTGCCCGAAGCCTTGGGCGTCCCTTACGAGGCCCGCGTCCACGACTACGCCTGGTTTTGCCCACGCATCACGCTTCTTGACGACACCGGCCTGCCCTGCGACGAGCCCGGACCCGAGGGTTGCCTGCGCTGCGTGGCGGCGGGCGTGCCCCTGGAAAACGATCTGCCGCCCGCGCCGGAGCTTGTCGCCCGCTCGGCCCGGCTCCTGGCCGGGGCCGGCCGGGTGCTGGCCCCCTCCCGGGACGCGGGCTACCGCCTGGCCCGCCATTTCCCGGACGCGCCCCTTGTGGTCGCGCCCCATCCCGAACCGGCCTTCGCCCCGCCGCCCCCCCCTGCGGTTTTCCCTTGGGACGGCCGTACGCCCCTGCGGTTGGCGCTTATCGGGGCCATCGGCTCCCACAAGGGCTACGAGGTGCTCTTGGCCATGGCCCGGGACGCGGCCCGACGCGAGCTGCCGCTGTCCTTTGCCGTGGCCGGCTTCACCAAGGACGATTTCGCGCTGTTCGGCACGGGCCGGGTGTTCGTCACCGGCCGCTACGAGGAAGGCGAGGCCGAGAGCGTGGTGCGGGAACTCGGTTGCCAGGCGGCGCTGTGTCTGTCGGTATGGCCGGAAACCTGGTGCTACGCCCTGACCGAAGCCTGGCGGGCCGGGCTGTGGACCGTGGGCTTCGACATCGGGGCCGTGGGCGAGCGCATCGCCGAAACAGGCTTCGGCTGGCGGCTGCCCCTTACGCTGTCCGGCCGGGAGGTCAACGACCGGCTGCTGGCCCTATTTGCCCGGCCGCCGGCGCCGGGAGGACTGGCGGGGTAG
- a CDS encoding glycosyltransferase has translation MANPQRTILFVHRDFPAQFQSLAEHLLRQPATRVCAIREAGRQVPLPGVVDAPYHDIGQAPPQLQALARNLEEQIRRGAAVLETARNLCRDGLVPDLVYAHPGWGEALFLKDIFPEARHICYCEHHYDPEGAEATFDPEYPLAQFQWPTVRLQKTAGLLALEACHRGISPTAWQRQGYPAGFRGKIEIIHEGVDTAVVRPDPAARLRLPEHGLVLAPGDEVVTYVARDLEPYRGFHTFMRALPRLLRLRPNCRVLVIGGDDVSYGLRLPGGQTYRERYLAECPVDPGRVHFLGKLAYPDYLAALAVSACHVYLTYPFVLSWSCLEAMAAGCLLVASDTEPVREVVAHGLNGLLVDFFDAEALAQQIAEALAWGRELSPLRALARETIATRYDRGRICLPAQVRLIEQTLAGDFDADA, from the coding sequence ATGGCCAATCCCCAGCGCACCATCCTGTTTGTCCACCGCGACTTCCCAGCCCAGTTCCAGAGCTTGGCCGAGCATTTATTACGGCAACCGGCCACCCGCGTGTGTGCCATCCGGGAGGCCGGCCGCCAAGTTCCCCTGCCCGGCGTCGTCGATGCCCCCTACCACGACATCGGCCAGGCCCCTCCCCAGCTCCAGGCCCTGGCCCGCAACCTCGAAGAACAGATTCGACGCGGCGCGGCCGTACTGGAAACGGCCCGCAACCTGTGCCGGGACGGGTTGGTCCCGGACCTGGTCTACGCCCACCCCGGCTGGGGCGAAGCCCTGTTTTTAAAGGACATCTTTCCCGAAGCGCGCCATATCTGCTACTGCGAGCACCACTACGACCCCGAGGGAGCCGAAGCCACCTTTGATCCCGAGTATCCCCTGGCCCAGTTTCAATGGCCCACGGTGCGGCTGCAAAAAACCGCCGGACTCCTTGCCCTGGAGGCCTGCCATCGCGGGATTTCGCCCACGGCCTGGCAACGCCAGGGCTATCCGGCCGGCTTTCGCGGAAAAATCGAGATCATCCACGAAGGCGTGGACACGGCCGTCGTGCGCCCCGATCCGGCCGCCCGGCTGCGTCTGCCCGAGCACGGCCTCGTCCTGGCCCCGGGCGACGAAGTGGTCACCTATGTGGCCCGCGACCTGGAGCCCTACCGGGGCTTTCATACCTTCATGCGCGCCCTGCCGCGCCTGCTGCGCCTACGGCCGAACTGCCGGGTGCTCGTCATCGGCGGCGACGACGTGAGCTACGGCCTGCGCCTGCCGGGCGGCCAGACCTACCGGGAACGCTACCTGGCCGAGTGCCCGGTGGACCCGGGGCGGGTCCATTTCTTGGGCAAGCTCGCCTATCCCGATTATCTGGCCGCCCTGGCCGTGTCGGCCTGCCACGTCTACCTCACCTATCCCTTCGTGCTGTCCTGGTCGTGCCTGGAAGCCATGGCCGCCGGCTGCCTGCTTGTGGCCTCGGACACCGAACCGGTGCGCGAGGTGGTGGCCCACGGCTTAAACGGCCTGCTCGTGGATTTTTTCGATGCCGAAGCCCTGGCTCAACAAATAGCCGAAGCCCTGGCCTGGGGCCGGGAACTTTCCCCCCTGCGCGCCCTGGCCCGGGAAACCATCGCCACCCGCTACGACCGGGGCCGTATCTGCCTGCCGGCCCAGGTCCGGCTGATCGAGCAAACCCTGGCCGGAGACTTCGATGCCGACGCCTGA
- a CDS encoding HlyD family type I secretion periplasmic adaptor subunit: MLQKFLPKKDAVPIPREVIEFHPDAEELELTPLPRATRLVLHSILGLLAFLLLWACFAETDKVIATSGKIVSSEKNIIIAPLQDSIIRSINVRLGSVVKKGDILMRLDPTFSNADASRIQVDETYQKLLIARLESELSGLPLSPPAGATPQEVESQVKLLAGRLEEFTAKLRSINTKIAEVQQSIVAGQRQYTQMDKQVQVAQELVGMRKKVYEQGSDSRLSMLEAENHLAQTNVSMEQLKGSQEAKRHNLAQALAEKEGFIENWRNVVANQLSEARKTLQTLQEDASKAKRLHELSVIAAPSDAVVLDIVNFNPGTVIKSGETMMALVPLDSPLEAAVFIGTDDIGYIRPNDIATLKLDTYPFQKFGYLDGELRTLAEDAQYLDTPSGRRLVYEGRIRITGMEHMRSLPKDFRLVPGMTLSADIKVGSRTVITYITWPLIRVFGESIREP; the protein is encoded by the coding sequence ATGTTACAAAAATTTCTTCCCAAGAAAGATGCCGTACCCATTCCCCGGGAAGTGATTGAATTTCATCCTGACGCGGAAGAGCTGGAACTCACGCCGCTGCCACGGGCAACCAGGCTCGTGTTGCATTCCATTCTCGGCCTCTTGGCTTTTCTACTGCTTTGGGCCTGCTTCGCGGAAACGGACAAGGTCATCGCGACTTCCGGGAAAATCGTTTCCTCCGAAAAAAACATCATTATCGCACCCTTGCAGGACTCCATCATCCGCTCCATCAACGTCCGCCTGGGTTCCGTTGTCAAGAAAGGCGATATCCTGATGCGCCTCGATCCCACCTTTTCCAATGCCGACGCTTCCCGCATCCAGGTCGATGAAACCTATCAAAAGCTCTTGATCGCCCGTCTGGAGAGCGAACTCTCCGGCCTGCCCCTGTCGCCGCCAGCCGGGGCCACGCCCCAGGAGGTCGAAAGCCAGGTCAAATTGCTGGCCGGCCGCCTGGAAGAGTTCACGGCCAAGCTGCGCAGCATCAACACCAAGATCGCCGAAGTGCAGCAGAGCATTGTGGCCGGCCAGCGCCAATACACCCAGATGGACAAGCAGGTGCAGGTGGCCCAGGAACTGGTGGGCATGCGCAAGAAGGTCTACGAGCAGGGGTCGGATTCCCGCCTGTCCATGCTGGAGGCGGAAAACCACTTGGCCCAGACCAACGTCTCCATGGAACAACTCAAGGGTTCCCAGGAAGCCAAACGCCACAATCTGGCCCAGGCCCTGGCCGAAAAGGAAGGCTTTATCGAGAATTGGCGCAATGTCGTCGCCAACCAACTCAGCGAAGCCCGCAAGACGCTCCAAACCCTCCAGGAAGACGCGTCCAAAGCCAAACGTCTGCACGAATTGTCCGTCATCGCCGCTCCCAGCGACGCCGTGGTCTTGGACATCGTCAATTTCAACCCCGGCACGGTCATCAAGAGCGGCGAAACCATGATGGCTCTCGTCCCGCTGGATTCCCCCCTGGAAGCCGCCGTCTTCATCGGCACCGACGACATCGGTTACATCCGCCCAAACGACATCGCCACGCTCAAGCTCGACACCTATCCCTTCCAAAAGTTCGGCTACCTGGACGGTGAATTGCGCACCCTCGCCGAAGACGCCCAGTACCTCGACACACCAAGCGGCCGCCGCCTCGTCTACGAGGGACGCATCCGCATCACCGGCATGGAACACATGCGCAGCCTGCCCAAGGACTTCCGCCTGGTGCCCGGCATGACGCTTTCCGCCGACATCAAGGTCGGCTCCCGCACCGTCATCACCTACATCACCTGGCCGCTGATCCGCGTTTTCGGCGAATCCATCCGAGAACCTTAA
- a CDS encoding glycosyltransferase family 4 protein: MCASPAPGFALPPPLRLAWTLRDDIRANLRLAGLAGETDFAVWWLCCGHEAFPAAAANVDIDRERLLHEVVCPGKTPDSPPITRLMDFVWRFRASETAPFNRDSTAGRAAFTAWFFSSAVPEMALWDLLSPGQQAWLHEATTPPLAPVGLPLPRLARLCWAARHDIREAFNPDTPEGTLGLLAWYVLYGAAEMGHSGDLAWRPPLPLDAPAPKLGGLSRRAVLAWTADDAARKNLDPARPEHRPAIMALVRPAAPEESGPPRRKNAPAVCLVRSGPPRHVFGVNIIGYARGELGIGEDSRMFAQSLAAADVPFAVVNVPAGAAVRQTDAWLDACLVSELPYPVSVFCLTGLDTARLWLEHGDALFAGRHNIGYWPWELPAWPACLADAYGLVDELWLSSTYTRDAFAASSPVPTFLAPMAVSVDRLTPVPRARFGLPEDRFLFLYVFDWNSYPARKNPQAAIDAFRQAFPTGREPVGLVLKTMSARPEDPRWQLLQAAAAADRRIAVLAETLDRGEALGLFAACDAYVSPHRAEGFGRTMAEAMLLGRPVIATAHSGNADFLTPDTGFPVAYRLVPVGQGDYPFGEGLLWAEPALESLAANMRLVANQPTLARRRALAGRELIAARHAPHSVGTAYRRRLQEIANLGTGRPATASIPTT, translated from the coding sequence ATGTGCGCCTCCCCTGCCCCCGGCTTCGCCCTGCCCCCGCCGCTGCGCCTGGCCTGGACCCTTCGCGACGACATCCGGGCCAATCTCCGCCTGGCCGGCCTAGCTGGGGAAACCGATTTCGCCGTCTGGTGGCTGTGCTGCGGGCACGAAGCATTTCCCGCCGCCGCCGCCAACGTGGACATCGACCGGGAGCGGCTGCTGCACGAGGTCGTGTGCCCCGGAAAAACGCCGGACAGCCCGCCGATCACGCGGCTTATGGATTTCGTCTGGCGCTTCCGGGCCAGCGAGACGGCCCCATTCAATCGCGACAGCACCGCCGGACGCGCGGCCTTCACGGCCTGGTTTTTTTCCAGCGCCGTGCCGGAGATGGCGCTTTGGGACTTGCTCTCCCCGGGGCAGCAGGCCTGGCTCCACGAGGCGACCACGCCGCCCCTGGCTCCGGTCGGCTTGCCCCTGCCGCGCCTGGCCCGACTGTGTTGGGCCGCCAGACACGATATTCGAGAAGCCTTCAATCCCGACACGCCCGAGGGCACGCTGGGTCTGCTCGCCTGGTATGTGCTCTATGGCGCGGCCGAAATGGGGCACTCTGGAGACCTGGCCTGGCGGCCGCCCCTGCCCCTGGACGCGCCGGCTCCGAAACTGGGCGGTCTGTCCCGCCGGGCCGTACTGGCCTGGACGGCCGATGACGCCGCCCGGAAAAACCTTGATCCGGCCAGGCCCGAGCATCGTCCGGCCATCATGGCCCTTGTCCGGCCCGCCGCGCCCGAGGAGTCTGGCCCGCCGCGCCGGAAAAACGCCCCTGCCGTCTGTCTGGTGCGCTCAGGCCCGCCGCGTCATGTTTTTGGCGTCAACATCATCGGCTACGCCCGGGGGGAGCTTGGCATCGGCGAGGATTCGCGCATGTTCGCCCAATCCCTGGCTGCGGCCGACGTCCCCTTCGCCGTGGTCAACGTGCCGGCCGGCGCGGCCGTACGCCAGACCGATGCTTGGCTCGACGCCTGTCTCGTCAGTGAACTCCCCTATCCGGTCAGTGTTTTTTGCCTCACGGGCCTGGACACGGCCCGGCTGTGGCTGGAGCACGGCGACGCGCTTTTCGCCGGACGCCACAACATCGGCTACTGGCCCTGGGAGCTGCCGGCCTGGCCGGCCTGTCTGGCCGACGCTTACGGCCTGGTGGACGAACTCTGGTTGTCCTCGACCTATACCCGCGACGCCTTTGCCGCCTCCTCGCCCGTGCCGACCTTCCTGGCGCCCATGGCCGTGTCCGTGGATCGCCTGACCCCGGTCCCCCGGGCGCGTTTCGGTCTGCCCGAGGACCGCTTCCTTTTTCTCTACGTCTTCGACTGGAACTCCTACCCGGCCCGCAAGAACCCCCAAGCTGCCATCGACGCCTTCCGCCAGGCCTTTCCCACCGGACGCGAACCGGTGGGGCTGGTGCTCAAGACCATGAGCGCCCGCCCCGAGGACCCCAGGTGGCAACTGCTCCAGGCTGCGGCCGCCGCCGACCGCCGCATCGCCGTGCTGGCCGAAACCCTGGACCGGGGCGAGGCGCTGGGGCTTTTCGCCGCCTGCGACGCCTACGTCTCCCCCCACCGGGCCGAGGGCTTCGGCCGCACCATGGCCGAGGCCATGCTTCTTGGCCGGCCGGTCATCGCCACGGCCCATTCCGGCAACGCCGACTTCCTGACCCCGGACACCGGCTTTCCCGTGGCCTACCGCCTTGTCCCGGTCGGCCAGGGCGACTATCCTTTCGGCGAAGGCCTTCTGTGGGCGGAGCCGGCTCTGGAGAGTCTGGCGGCAAACATGCGTCTGGTGGCAAACCAACCGACCCTGGCCCGACGTCGGGCCCTGGCCGGGCGCGAACTCATCGCTGCCAGGCACGCTCCACACAGCGTCGGCACAGCCTATCGGCGGCGCTTGCAGGAGATTGCCAACCTTGGGACGGGGCGGCCAGCTACCGCGTCTATCCCTACAACCTGA